In a genomic window of Methanosarcina horonobensis HB-1 = JCM 15518:
- a CDS encoding right-handed parallel beta-helix repeat-containing protein, whose translation MELKNISTILLIIFTINCASATTITVDINNENSNFSSIQEAINFAQENDSILIYKGNYSETLTIDKQLKIGSISRNPEDVIINPDFSSLPIIHVTSDNVEITNLTISGNSSENQTLGILLDGVSNSLVQNNIISNVQDGLVLNTSSGCSIENNTLFANTLHGIYLINSKDNDLTNNLIIGNKRGLYLNLSNQNTLANNNASNNENYGIALRKSSANNLTNNQFFTNKYGLCLTVSLESIIVDNIAGNNKQSGFLLWISESNNLKDNILIENGNSGVYLLSSDRNILDINSLSNNSNGISIGDSSNNLVTNNTFSSNNEYGLFYFYSNLNKNNTNQGEYFFK comes from the coding sequence ATGGAACTTAAAAATATCTCTACGATATTGCTGATTATTTTTACAATCAATTGCGCATCTGCTACTACGATTACGGTGGATATTAATAATGAGAATAGTAATTTTTCTTCTATACAGGAAGCAATAAACTTTGCACAGGAAAATGACTCAATCCTGATCTACAAAGGAAACTATTCGGAAACTCTTACTATCGATAAACAATTAAAAATCGGTTCTATTTCTCGCAACCCGGAAGATGTAATTATAAACCCTGACTTCTCTTCTCTACCGATAATCCATGTTACATCAGACAATGTAGAAATAACCAACCTGACAATTTCCGGGAACAGCAGTGAAAATCAAACCTTGGGAATCTTATTGGACGGGGTCAGTAACTCGCTTGTTCAAAATAATATCATTTCAAATGTTCAGGATGGCCTTGTTCTAAATACCTCTTCCGGATGCAGCATTGAGAATAATACTCTATTCGCAAACACTCTGCATGGAATCTATCTGATTAATTCGAAAGACAATGATTTGACGAACAATCTCATCATTGGAAATAAACGTGGGCTTTACCTGAATCTATCAAATCAAAATACTTTAGCCAACAACAATGCCAGTAATAATGAAAACTATGGAATTGCTCTCAGGAAATCAAGTGCCAATAACTTAACAAATAACCAGTTTTTCACGAACAAGTACGGGCTTTGTCTAACCGTCTCTCTCGAAAGTATAATAGTGGATAACATTGCTGGTAACAACAAACAATCTGGCTTTCTTTTATGGATCTCAGAGTCAAATAACTTAAAAGATAACATTCTCATAGAAAATGGAAACTCTGGCGTCTATCTTCTATCTTCTGATAGAAATATTCTAGATATAAATAGTTTATCTAATAATTCCAATGGTATTTCAATCGGAGATTCCAGCAATAATCTTGTTACAAACAATACTTTTAGCTCTAATAATGAGTATGGGCTATTCTACTTCTACTCAAATTTAAACAAAAACAACACTAATCAAGGAGAATATTTTTTTAAATAA